GATTGGCTTGTTCAAATTTTCCCGTGCGTTCATTTATTGCGCCGGTGAAGGCGCCTTTTACATGACCAAAAAATTCACTCTCAATCAGCGTGTCTGGAATGGCGGCGCAATTCACCGCTATAAACGGGTGGTTTTGCCGTGGGCTGCTGTAATGGATCGCCCGGGCAATCAGTTCTTTCCCGGTTCCGCTTTCGCCTTGCAAGAGCACGGATGAATCGGCCTGGCTGACGCGGCGAATCATTTTAAACACTTTGCTCATTGCCTCTGAGCCCGCAACGATGTTTTCAAATCGAAAGGTTGAAAGCAGCTCTTCACGAAGATGGAGGTTCTCGTTGACAATATGTTGATAGTCCAATGCCTTTTTTACTGTGATTAACAGTTCGTCCTTATCG
This Candidatus Hinthialibacter antarcticus DNA region includes the following protein-coding sequences:
- a CDS encoding sigma-54 dependent transcriptional regulator, with protein sequence MNNKTILLIDDDPSLLRVTEYQLESAEYKIITAVNGKDGLTAYRKYKPDLVLTDIKMPVMDGMELLTEIKRICPHALVILVTAHGSIETAIQAMKTGAFDYICKPFDKDELLITVKKALDYQHIVNENLHLREELLSTFRFENIVAGSEAMSKVFKMIRRVSQADSSVLLQGESGTGKELIARAIHYSSPRQNHPFIAVNCAAIPDTLIESEFFGHVKGAFTGAINERTGKFEQAN